A genomic segment from Anticarsia gemmatalis isolate Benzon Research Colony breed Stoneville strain chromosome 12, ilAntGemm2 primary, whole genome shotgun sequence encodes:
- the LOC142977060 gene encoding G-protein coupled receptor moody-like, with amino-acid sequence MFTMAYNETTVYATDEELAAEVLFKGYPDSLLEFAFAASLIFMLIGIPGNLITIIALACCKKFRNATALFVINLHICNLTFCSIVLPMTATTYLTSHWVFGKTMCSVYPLLKYALNGTAHFTVVAITVNRYIMVCHPLMYARIYKKHVLILSLISTWAVAFLLFMPSYFEVWGRFDLEPKGGRCTMLPDKNDICPKKFFLCLAFVGPYLIISVCYGRIWWTVRKAAKKRTACIARGVPPPTLSNSGSDTSVADTSRACNELSVYESSTDDDANKQNSPVVLTPGGRSIVQFFTPTFRKPKDQNKPKLPTRKDKKLATMILAILVSFALCHVPIMLLRSLYGEYKSDPVAYLIAHLFDDSAAFISPIIYVIMSSEYRQAYISLFMNLKSNTCNAFKV; translated from the exons atgtttacaatggCTTATAACGAGACTACGGTATACGCAACTGATGAAGAGCTAGCAGCCGAAGTATTGTTCAAAGGCTACCCAGATTCACTCCTCGAGTTCGCCTTCGCTGCTAGTCTGATCTTTATGCTTATTGGAATCCCAGGCAATCTAATTACCATCATTGCCCTCGCCTGTTGCAAAAAG ttCCGTAATGCCACGGCACTATTTGTGATAAACCTGCACATTTGCAACCTGACGTTCTGCTCCATCGTTCTTCCGATGACGGCTACCACTTACTTGACGAGCCACTGGGTATTCGGCAAGACGATGTGTAGTGTGTACCCGTTGTTGAAGTACGCGTTGAATGGGACCGCACACTTCACTGTCGTTGCCATCACCGTTAATAGATATATCATGGTCTGCCACCCGCTGATGTATGCCAG aatttacaaaaaacacgttTTAATTCTATCCTTAATTAGTACGTGGGCAGtggcatttttattattcatgcCATCTTACTTCGAAGTATGGGGTCGATTCGACCTGGAGCCTAAAGGAGGAAGATGCACCATGCTGCCAGACAAAAATGATATCTGTCCAAAGAAATTCTTCCTCTGCCTTGCATTTGTTGGTCCGTACTTGATTATTTCTGTATGTTACGGTCGTATTTGGTGGACAGTGAGAAAGGCAGCAAAGAAACGAACTGCCTGTATTGCCAGGGGTGTTCCACCTCCTACGTTAAGTAACAGTGGATCAGATACATCAGTTGCTGACACCAGTCGCGCTTGTAACGAACTCTCGGTGTACGAGAGCAGTACCGACGATGatgcaaataaacaaaacagcCCAGTAGTTCTAACCCCTGGTGGAAGGAGTATTGTACAGTTCTTCACGCCTACATTTCGAAAGCCAAAAGACCAAAATAAACCGAAACTACCGACAAGAAAGGACAAGAAACTGGCCACAATGATTCTTGCTATATTAGTTTCGTTTGCTCTATGCCATGTCCCAATTATGTTGCTAAGATCGTTGTATGGAGAATATAAATCTGATCCAGTAGCTTATCTTATAGCACACTTGTTTGACGATTCGGCGGCCTTTATCAGCCctattatttatgtgataatGTCAAGTGAATACCGACAGGCATATATCAGTTTGTTTATGAACTTAAAATCCAATACATGTAATGCATTCAAAGTGTGA
- the LOC142976976 gene encoding uncharacterized protein LOC142976976, translating into MFSYIIITFLCIKFGCSQLDGGFWWLDNHFASYAGAKPSPPIFEDLTEFDNDENARIVFRDDHLPINSIEVVESGVLNKLDEETVGDENNEPGTNSWSAEDKVEKPKNLEGDKLTFKFPEEEHDFVWKDTKFTVTTEAASTLKNVTSMSEVFNEKGSFNLHFGERLSENICTYIKKSACHRNKGVYINNNKKHKKPKSSQELICCILPLNDKKGEDSDKIIFPEPLQTRYKRADDHQRRMLLEGRRAFLSDKKKKSTQTKTVDYDYEDPYWNIKNVKKPEVKKLTKQKYDDIDDYYDVEDYTVEVPKPGLKGIYSDNKKHRPRTTSNSKRTKSPGYGVPNDYDEDDEGYSTIDPRIGSTTTKRPRRSKPTRLTTTSEEATIDAESQTISYQSHPDFNVLPNFKLLHVLRNKATKSAKTTTTEGFSADVSTELLISAPFEGSSEASSEASNNHFKHRQVYQECGKTANPLVLTVEGKQIGNTKNGSHPWLAFLVPTRNVNNVLCYASLIHPRAAVSAADCVQKSAPGDVTLVAGVWNLNDNSRAKTRIVSALIHPNYKIGHLNHNLAILHWKQPMKLGINVQPVCLANPQLEDNCIFVGWGGFDQVIRPESRWQRASVHSCKGRLSLKGIHIPKKAFCASVQARNTVTGIGGSLVCNVNDLASAVGVAVSRDSTLVLLPAFEWVTEAVNAILES; encoded by the exons ATGTTTTCATATATTATCATCACATTTCTCTGTATTAAATTTGGTTGTTCTCAATTGGACGGTGGATTCTGGTGGTTAGATAATCATTTTGCCAGCTACGCAGGTGCAAAACCGTCACCGCCAATATTTGAAGATCTTACGGAATTTGATAACGATGAAAATGCAAGAATTGTATTCAGAGATGATCATCTACCAATAAATAGTATAGAGGTTGTAGAAAGCGGAGTGTTGAATAAGCTCGACGAAGAAACAGTTGGTGATGAAAACAATGAACCTGGAACTAATAGCTGGTCAGCGGAGGATAAAGTTGAAAAACCTAAGAATTTGGAAGGTGACAAACTTACATTCAAGTTTCCTGAAGAGGAACACGATTTCGTTTGGAAGGATACCAAATTTACCGTTACAACTGAAGCTGCCAGCACTCTTAAGAATGTAACAAGCATGTCTGAAGTATTTAACGAAAAGGGATCCTTTAATTTACATTTCGGAGAAAGGTTATCggaaaatatttgtacttacaTCAAGAAAAGCGCATGCCATCGAAATAAAGGAGTTTACATCAACAATAATAA AAAGCATAAAAAACCTAAAAGCAGTCAAGAGTTAATATGTTGTATTTTACCATTAAATGATAAGAAAGGGGAGGActcagataaaataatattccctGAGCCTTTGCAAACACGTTACAAAAGAGCAGATGACCACCAAAGACGTATGTTATTGGAAGGAAGACGCGCATTTCTAAgcgataagaagaaaaaatcaacacaaacaaaaacgGTAGATTATGATTACGAAGACCCGTATTGGAATataaaaaatgtcaaaaaaccTGAAGTAAAAAAActgacaaaacaaaaatacgacGATATTGACGATTATTACGACGTTGAGGATTATACTGTCGAAGTGCCCAAACCAGGGTTAAAGGGTATCTATTCTGACAACAAAAAACATAGACCACGAACGACTTCCAATAGTAAAAGAACTAAAAGTCCAGGTTACGGTGTACCTAACGACTACGACGAAGATGATGAAGGATATTCTACAATCGATCCACGAATAG GAAGTACTACTACAAAGCGACCAAGGAGAAGCAAGCCTACAAGACTGACAACCACATCAGAGGAAGCAACGATTGACGCAGAGAGTCAAACGATCAGTTATCAGTCTCATCCAGACTTTAACGTATTACCAAACTTCAAGCTTCTTCACGTCTTAAGAAATAAAGCGACCAAAAGTGCGAAGACCACGACGACAGAAGGATTTTCAGCTGATGTCAGCACAGAATTGTTGATCAGTGCACCGTTCGAAGGAAGCTCTGAAGCAAGTTCAGAAGCTAGTAACAATCACTTTAAACACCGACAAGTGTACCAAGAATGTGGTAAAACAGCTAATCCGCTTGTCTTGACTGTGGAAG GTAAACAAATAGGCAATACAAAGAACGGATCGCATCCATGGTTGGCGTTCCTTGTACCGACACGCAACGTGAACAATGTACTGTGTTACGCCTCACTCATTCACCCCAGAGCAGCAGTATCAGCAGCGGACTGCGtacaaaa AAGTGCTCCCGGGGACGTCACACTGGTCGCTGGAGTTTGGAACCTTAATGATAACTCACGAGCAAAGACGCGAATAGTTTCTGCATTAATACATCCAAACTATAAAATCGGACATCTCAATCACAACTTGGCTATTTTG CACTGGAAACAGCCTATGAAGTTGGGAATAAACGTGCAACCTGTATGTCTAGCGAACCCACAGTTAGAAGACAACTGCATATTCGTCGGCTGGGGTGGATTTGATCAAG TTATTCGTCCCGAATCGCGATGGCAACGCGCATCAGTACACTCGTGCAAGGGTCGACTATCACTAAAAGGAA